From Actinomycetes bacterium, one genomic window encodes:
- a CDS encoding NAD(P)/FAD-dependent oxidoreductase, with the protein MSNTQHSPDTPGDRLLDVVVVGGSQTGLAMAWHLARQGLRFVVLEAGPELGHTWRSRWDSLKLFTPAQYDALPGMAFPAPADTYPTKDPVADYLQAYANAADLPVRLNAKVSGLRQLGEGFEVRTADETYHARQVVVATGPFQVPFVPPAARRLDASVTQVHSADYRSPQALPDGPVLVVGGGNSGMQIAEELAATRQVDLSVGAKYPMLPQRLGGEDLFWWLTRLGLMRVTAASRLGRRVQARGEFVIGTNRRKLKRAGVRFGPRLVDAEGRTVRFADGSTLDVGVVVWATGYRSDYAWIHIPGVVDDGHVQHRRGVTNVPGLYFLGLSWQHTRGSALLGFVDDDAAYLADRIASYQHATAGAEAATQQPSG; encoded by the coding sequence ATGAGCAACACGCAGCACTCCCCTGACACACCAGGCGATCGGTTGCTGGACGTGGTTGTGGTCGGCGGCAGCCAGACCGGCCTGGCCATGGCCTGGCACCTGGCACGGCAGGGACTGCGGTTTGTGGTGCTGGAGGCCGGCCCCGAGCTGGGGCACACCTGGCGCTCGCGCTGGGATTCACTGAAGCTGTTCACCCCAGCCCAGTACGACGCCCTGCCGGGCATGGCATTCCCCGCCCCGGCCGACACCTACCCGACCAAAGACCCGGTCGCCGACTACCTGCAGGCCTACGCGAACGCCGCCGACCTGCCGGTCCGGCTCAACGCCAAGGTGAGCGGACTCCGGCAGCTCGGGGAGGGCTTCGAAGTCCGCACCGCCGACGAGACCTACCACGCCCGCCAGGTGGTGGTGGCGACCGGGCCGTTCCAGGTCCCCTTCGTCCCACCAGCGGCCCGACGGCTGGACGCCTCGGTGACCCAGGTCCACAGCGCCGACTACCGCAGCCCGCAGGCTCTACCCGACGGTCCGGTGCTGGTCGTCGGCGGCGGCAACTCCGGCATGCAGATCGCCGAGGAGCTGGCCGCCACCCGCCAGGTGGACCTGTCGGTCGGTGCCAAGTATCCGATGCTGCCGCAGCGGCTGGGTGGCGAGGACCTGTTCTGGTGGCTCACCCGGCTCGGCCTCATGCGAGTAACGGCCGCCTCCCGGCTCGGCCGGCGGGTGCAGGCCCGCGGGGAGTTCGTGATCGGCACCAACCGGCGCAAGCTCAAGCGAGCAGGGGTCAGGTTTGGGCCGCGGCTGGTCGACGCCGAGGGGCGCACCGTCCGGTTCGCCGATGGCAGCACGCTGGATGTCGGCGTGGTGGTCTGGGCGACCGGCTACCGGTCCGACTACGCCTGGATCCACATCCCCGGCGTGGTGGACGACGGCCACGTCCAACATCGGCGTGGTGTCACCAACGTGCCCGGCCTGTACTTCCTCGGCCTGTCCTGGCAGCACACCCGCGGGTCGGCCCTGCTCGGCTTCGTCGACGACGACGCCGCCTACCTCGCCGACCGCATCGCCAGCTATCAGCACGCCACCGCTGGCGCCGAAGCCGCCACGCAGCAGCCGTCTGGCTGA
- a CDS encoding multicopper oxidase domain-containing protein: MQQHPRPDRPMPSESFPTDPSGLPEATRPALLELADGDTFDLRIGPVAKRLGDTTVRMLGYNSSIPGPTIKVQQGSEVIVNVTNQGDLEATVHWHGLRLENRYDGVPHETQTPIPVGGEFTYRIRFPDPGLYWYHPHIREDYTQELGLYGNILVVPAEPDYWPPANREVVLTLDDLLLEDGKVAPFSPSETTHTAMGRFGNLLLTSGQPDLQLTAMAGEVVRLWLTNTANTRVFNVALPGARMKLVGGDSGRYEHQEFVTEVLLAPSERAVVDVLIEQPGQLTLEHHTPDRVYPMASITVGEERAAPSLADQFEVLRSAPELEAERERLDAYLAAPPDKTLALVAEMDDLGAPQDGGGSVVYACPMHPEVTSEEQGRCPKCGMKLLAAQVVTQPAAGHPAAVEHDTGHGPHDHHAEGRGHGEGHGHGAADGIEWEDDMVEVNRRTTAANMRWKFVDRTAGADSAAIDWRFTVGDRVKIRLVNEMDSDHPMHHPFHLHGAGRFLVLSRDGVVEPKLVWKDTVLVRTGQTVDILFDVSNPGLWMAHCHIAEHMQSGMMFSFTVARDPEAGRP; the protein is encoded by the coding sequence ATGCAACAGCACCCTCGACCTGACAGGCCGATGCCGAGCGAGTCGTTCCCGACCGACCCCTCCGGGCTACCGGAGGCCACCCGGCCGGCGCTGCTGGAGCTGGCCGACGGCGACACGTTCGACCTGCGGATCGGTCCGGTCGCCAAGCGCCTTGGCGACACGACCGTGCGGATGCTGGGCTACAACAGCTCCATCCCCGGCCCCACCATCAAGGTCCAACAGGGCTCCGAGGTGATTGTCAACGTCACCAACCAGGGCGACCTGGAGGCGACCGTCCACTGGCACGGGCTGCGCCTGGAAAACCGCTACGACGGCGTGCCGCACGAGACCCAGACGCCGATCCCGGTCGGCGGGGAGTTCACCTACCGCATCCGGTTCCCCGACCCGGGCCTGTACTGGTACCACCCCCACATCCGCGAGGACTACACCCAGGAGCTGGGCCTGTACGGCAACATCCTCGTGGTCCCCGCCGAGCCCGACTACTGGCCGCCGGCCAACCGCGAGGTCGTCCTCACCCTGGACGACCTGCTGCTCGAGGACGGCAAGGTCGCGCCGTTCAGCCCCTCGGAGACCACCCACACGGCGATGGGCCGGTTCGGCAACCTGCTGCTGACCAGCGGCCAGCCCGACCTCCAGCTCACCGCCATGGCCGGTGAGGTGGTGCGGCTGTGGCTGACCAACACCGCCAACACCCGGGTGTTCAACGTGGCGCTGCCGGGTGCTCGCATGAAGCTGGTCGGCGGCGACAGCGGCCGCTACGAGCACCAGGAGTTCGTCACCGAGGTGCTGCTGGCACCCTCGGAGCGGGCCGTGGTCGACGTGCTGATCGAGCAGCCGGGGCAGCTGACCCTGGAGCACCACACTCCCGACCGGGTCTACCCGATGGCGTCGATCACGGTGGGCGAGGAGCGGGCGGCGCCGTCGCTGGCCGACCAGTTTGAGGTGCTGCGCAGCGCGCCGGAGCTGGAGGCCGAGCGGGAACGTCTCGATGCGTACTTGGCAGCCCCGCCGGACAAGACCCTGGCGCTGGTCGCCGAGATGGATGATCTCGGCGCCCCGCAGGACGGCGGAGGCTCGGTGGTGTACGCCTGTCCGATGCACCCGGAGGTCACCAGCGAGGAGCAAGGCCGATGTCCCAAGTGCGGCATGAAGCTGCTCGCGGCCCAGGTCGTCACCCAGCCGGCGGCCGGCCACCCCGCTGCGGTGGAGCATGACACCGGACACGGCCCCCACGACCACCACGCTGAGGGCCGCGGGCACGGCGAGGGCCACGGCCATGGCGCGGCTGATGGCATCGAGTGGGAAGACGACATGGTGGAGGTCAACCGGCGGACTACCGCCGCCAACATGCGCTGGAAGTTCGTCGATCGGACCGCCGGTGCCGACAGCGCCGCGATCGACTGGCGGTTTACGGTCGGGGATCGGGTGAAGATCCGGTTGGTCAACGAGATGGACTCCGATCATCCCATGCACCATCCCTTCCATCTCCACGGAGCCGGCCGCTTTCTGGTGCTTTCTCGGGATGGGGTGGTGGAGCCCAAGCTGGTGTGGAAGGACACGGTGCTGGTCCGGACCGGGCAGACCGTCGACATCCTGTTCGATGTCAGCAACCCGGGCCTGTGGATGGCGCACTGCCACATCGCCGAGCACATGCAAAGCGGCATGATGTTCAGCTTCACCGTGGCCCGCGACCCGGAGGCGGGTCGACCATGA
- a CDS encoding MBL fold metallo-hydrolase, translating into MVAEVQRRLADTTYQRLGDIGTVDALSVLPLVDRRVQRPGLRGEPGVSYLVRAGREVLLFDTGLNLFGRSRSALVDNAEALGVDLAQVPAVVLSHQHDDHVGGVRARRAGSFAFSGDPIEPPGLLAYAPVHLQHPSAEVRVTTRATVLAPGIALLPPLPAALFWDGAPVLEQALVVNVRGVGLVLVSGCGHPGAAAMLNVAQEVLDVSLHGVIGGLHLPVRPWPRHLPQALTGSPRPPWRPLSEPDIDVAVTRLRAAGVSLVAVSGHDSTPHTMSRFAAAFGAGFREVQVGDEIRVEGRQ; encoded by the coding sequence GTGGTCGCGGAAGTACAGCGCCGGCTTGCGGACACCACCTACCAACGGCTGGGCGACATCGGCACCGTTGACGCGCTGAGCGTGTTGCCACTGGTCGACCGGCGTGTGCAGCGGCCCGGACTGCGGGGCGAGCCTGGCGTCTCCTACCTGGTGCGCGCCGGCAGGGAGGTGCTGCTCTTCGACACCGGCCTGAACCTGTTTGGCCGCTCCCGCTCCGCCCTGGTCGACAACGCTGAGGCGCTGGGCGTGGACCTCGCCCAGGTGCCGGCGGTCGTGTTGTCGCACCAGCATGACGATCACGTCGGTGGGGTCCGGGCCCGGCGGGCAGGCTCCTTTGCGTTCTCCGGCGACCCGATCGAGCCACCAGGCCTGCTTGCCTACGCCCCCGTGCACCTGCAGCACCCCTCCGCTGAGGTGCGGGTGACGACCCGAGCGACGGTGCTCGCGCCTGGCATCGCGTTGCTCCCGCCGCTTCCGGCCGCGCTGTTTTGGGACGGCGCGCCCGTGCTGGAGCAGGCGCTGGTCGTCAACGTCCGCGGCGTGGGGCTGGTCCTGGTGTCGGGCTGCGGGCATCCCGGTGCGGCAGCGATGCTCAACGTGGCGCAGGAGGTGCTTGACGTCTCGCTGCACGGCGTCATCGGTGGACTACACCTGCCGGTGCGTCCTTGGCCGAGGCATCTGCCGCAGGCACTGACCGGGTCGCCGCGACCACCATGGCGACCGTTGTCGGAGCCCGACATTGATGTTGCGGTGACGCGGCTGCGTGCGGCTGGGGTGTCGCTGGTGGCGGTGAGCGGGCACGACAGCACGCCCCACACCATGAGCCGGTTCGCGGCGGCGTTCGGTGCGGGCTTCCGGGAGGTCCAGGTCGGTGACGAAATCCGCGTCGAGGGCCGCCAGTAG
- a CDS encoding SDR family oxidoreductase: MDLGLRDRVYLVTGGSRGLGFAAAQALIADGARVVLSAPHEASASAAAARLAQNAAAADTATWVAADNADPATPGRLIAAAKDRFGRLDGALISVGGTPTGTVATTTDEAWRLAFESVFLGGVRLARVLAADLGGVSEGGTVTGSVTGTGGSLVFVLASSVRVPLAELAISNGLFPGLAGVVKTLAGELGPAGIRINGLLPVRIATDRVRELDALSGDPDEVRARQSEHIPLRRYGEPEEFGRVAAFLLSPAASFITGAMIPVDGGAIPSI; this comes from the coding sequence ATGGATCTCGGATTGCGCGACAGGGTCTACCTCGTGACCGGCGGCAGCCGCGGTCTTGGGTTCGCCGCGGCCCAGGCACTCATCGCAGACGGTGCCCGCGTCGTGCTCAGCGCGCCCCACGAGGCTTCGGCCTCTGCGGCCGCGGCCCGCCTCGCGCAAAACGCCGCCGCGGCTGACACCGCCACCTGGGTCGCCGCCGATAACGCCGATCCCGCCACCCCAGGCCGGCTGATCGCGGCCGCCAAGGACCGTTTTGGCCGCCTGGATGGTGCGCTGATCAGCGTGGGTGGAACGCCAACAGGGACCGTCGCGACCACGACGGACGAAGCGTGGCGGCTCGCGTTCGAAAGCGTCTTCCTCGGTGGCGTCCGGCTGGCGCGGGTTCTCGCGGCAGATCTGGGCGGCGTAAGCGAGGGCGGTACCGTGACCGGCTCCGTCACCGGGACGGGCGGCTCCCTCGTCTTCGTGCTGGCCTCGTCGGTGCGCGTGCCGCTCGCGGAACTCGCCATATCCAATGGGCTATTCCCAGGCCTCGCCGGCGTGGTGAAGACGCTCGCCGGCGAACTCGGCCCGGCCGGGATCCGGATCAACGGGCTGCTGCCCGTCAGGATCGCCACCGACAGGGTCCGTGAACTTGATGCCCTCAGCGGCGACCCTGATGAGGTGCGTGCCCGCCAGTCTGAGCACATCCCGCTGCGCAGGTACGGCGAGCCCGAGGAGTTCGGACGAGTTGCTGCGTTCCTGCTCTCCCCTGCCGCGTCCTTCATTACGGGCGCGATGATCCCGGTTGATGGCGGTGCCATCCCCTCGATCTGA
- a CDS encoding IS110 family transposase has translation MAASAIPGCCEPAPSTGPTGYELARLLHSMRVGCEVIAPSLIPKALGDRVKTDKRDCRRLARLHRAGELVAIRIPSIEEEAVRDLCRARGDIVQDRTRARHRLSKFLLRHGRPWRGGNAWTLTHERWLLAQRFDNLALAATYAHYRAVLDARDAQLLAIEADLAAWHAIPPFAAAVHRLAAYRGSTRPGALTLASEVGDWRRFGRAAAFAGFCGLVPSEYSSGASTRRGHITKTGSAHLRAQLVESASRLPVPPRRRARAARTPAGLGPSGGGPGLGGPAAAVRPLPAPGRPQGFQERGRHRGRPPSSLGSCGRSCWRPDMTRPAGTLLGARCPVAARRAGTPPLQDRSP, from the coding sequence TTGGCCGCCTCGGCGATCCCCGGCTGCTGCGAGCCTGCTCCCAGCACCGGCCCGACCGGCTACGAGCTGGCCCGGCTGCTGCACAGCATGAGGGTTGGCTGCGAGGTGATCGCGCCCTCGCTGATCCCCAAGGCCCTGGGCGACCGGGTCAAGACCGATAAGCGCGACTGCCGCCGGCTGGCGCGGCTGCACCGGGCCGGGGAGCTGGTCGCGATCCGTATCCCCAGCATCGAGGAGGAGGCGGTCCGGGACCTGTGCCGCGCCCGCGGGGACATCGTCCAGGATCGCACCCGGGCCCGGCACCGCCTGTCGAAGTTCCTGCTGCGCCACGGCCGGCCCTGGCGGGGCGGGAACGCCTGGACGCTGACCCACGAGCGTTGGCTGCTGGCCCAGCGTTTCGACAACCTAGCCCTGGCTGCGACCTATGCGCACTACCGGGCGGTGCTGGACGCCCGCGACGCCCAGCTGCTCGCGATCGAGGCTGACCTGGCCGCCTGGCATGCCATCCCGCCGTTCGCTGCTGCCGTGCACCGCCTGGCCGCCTACCGGGGCAGCACCCGGCCGGGAGCGCTCACGCTGGCCAGCGAGGTCGGTGACTGGCGCCGGTTCGGTCGGGCGGCTGCGTTCGCCGGCTTCTGCGGCCTGGTGCCAAGCGAGTATTCCAGCGGGGCGTCGACCCGGCGGGGCCACATCACTAAGACCGGCAGCGCCCACCTGCGCGCGCAGCTGGTGGAGTCGGCCTCCCGCCTACCAGTACCGCCCCGCCGTCGGGCTCGGGCTGCGCGAACGCCAGCAGGGCTTGGACCCTCAGGTGGTGGCCCGGGCCTGGGCGGCCCAGCTGCGGCTGTGCGGCCGCTTCCGGCGCCTGGCCGCCCGCAAGGATTCCAAGAACGCGGTCGTCACCGCGGTCGCCCACCGAGCTCGCTGGGTTCCTGTGGGCGGAGCTGCTGGCGGCCTGACATGACCAGACCAGCGGGCACCTTGCTCGGCGCCAGGTGCCCGGTAGCTGCACGCCGCGCCGGGACGCCGCCGCTGCAGGACCGATCCCCGTGA
- a CDS encoding response regulator, giving the protein MTNARILVVDDDRVIQQLLKVNLELEGYEVEIASDGEEALASFGMFQPHLVLLDIMMPKLDGWEVSRRLKDQPGGPTVPIVLLSARAQDTDVKRGSELGVAAYVTKPFDPIQLLDLVADLLTRRDYHGASPGLQ; this is encoded by the coding sequence ATGACCAATGCTCGTATCCTGGTCGTTGATGACGATCGGGTCATCCAGCAGTTGCTCAAGGTCAACCTCGAACTCGAGGGCTACGAGGTCGAGATCGCCTCGGACGGTGAGGAGGCGCTCGCGTCGTTCGGGATGTTCCAGCCGCACCTCGTGCTGCTCGATATCATGATGCCGAAACTGGACGGCTGGGAGGTCTCCCGCCGGCTCAAGGACCAGCCCGGCGGCCCGACCGTCCCGATCGTCCTGCTGTCCGCCCGGGCCCAGGACACCGACGTCAAACGGGGCAGCGAGCTGGGGGTGGCCGCGTACGTGACCAAGCCGTTCGATCCGATCCAGCTCCTCGACCTGGTCGCGGACCTGCTGACCCGCCGGGACTACCACGGCGCGAGCCCGGGGCTGCAATGA
- the argS gene encoding arginine--tRNA ligase, with protein MSAAAVLPVQRELSDLFAGALRRAVEAGALDLDPDAVGTPVLERPRQAEHGDWATNVALVLAKAAKAPPRKVAETMVAHLEIPDWVAGVEVAGPGFVNVRLAQGWFADLVRRVVAAGDAFGRVAIGEGRKVQVEFISANPTGPLHVGNARGAALGDSLARLLDAGGYEVEREYYFNDAGRQIDLLGQSVEAAYLSLLGRPVDPPEDGYKGDYIGELAKALEAERGASLAGLDPDTRRELITEWSYRQMLVSIRDTLERFGVHFDVWFSERTLHESGAILTTVEELRRLEVVDDRDGAVFLRTTAFGDDKDRPLVRSNGIPTYFGADAAYMRDKFQRGFETVVYVWGADHHGYGPRMRAIARALGHGDESVEFLVFQFVNLLRGGEPVRMSKRSGDYILFDELVEEVGKDAARYTMLRYSPDAAIDLDIDVVTRQSMDNPVYYVQYAHARISSVLRQGQEQGFTPVPVEQADLGLLVHPMEAALLRQLAAMEELVALAVRQRAPHRLTRYAEDLAAAFHRFYGECRVLTDDLALSSARWWLSVATRQVLANTLGLIGVDAPERM; from the coding sequence ATGAGCGCGGCCGCCGTGCTGCCTGTCCAGCGGGAGCTGTCCGACCTGTTCGCTGGGGCCCTTCGCCGCGCCGTCGAGGCCGGCGCGCTCGACCTCGACCCTGACGCGGTCGGCACGCCGGTGCTCGAGCGCCCCCGCCAGGCCGAGCACGGCGACTGGGCGACCAACGTCGCCCTGGTGCTCGCCAAGGCGGCCAAGGCCCCGCCCCGCAAGGTGGCCGAGACGATGGTGGCCCATCTGGAGATCCCCGACTGGGTGGCCGGGGTCGAGGTGGCCGGGCCGGGCTTCGTGAACGTGCGGCTCGCGCAGGGCTGGTTCGCCGACCTGGTGCGCCGGGTCGTCGCAGCGGGCGACGCCTTCGGCCGGGTCGCGATCGGTGAGGGCCGCAAGGTGCAGGTCGAGTTCATCTCGGCCAACCCGACCGGCCCGCTGCACGTCGGCAACGCCCGCGGTGCCGCCCTGGGCGACTCGCTCGCCCGCCTGCTCGACGCCGGCGGCTACGAGGTGGAACGCGAGTATTACTTCAACGACGCCGGCCGCCAGATCGACCTGCTCGGCCAGAGCGTCGAGGCCGCCTACCTGTCCCTGCTAGGGCGCCCGGTCGACCCGCCCGAGGACGGCTACAAGGGCGACTACATCGGGGAGCTGGCCAAGGCGCTCGAGGCCGAACGCGGCGCCTCCCTCGCCGGCCTTGACCCCGACACCCGCCGGGAGCTGATCACCGAGTGGTCCTACCGGCAGATGCTGGTCTCCATCCGCGACACCCTCGAGCGCTTCGGCGTCCACTTCGACGTGTGGTTCTCCGAGCGCACCCTCCACGAGTCGGGCGCCATCCTCACCACGGTCGAGGAGCTCCGCCGGCTCGAGGTGGTGGACGACCGGGACGGGGCCGTGTTCCTGCGCACGACCGCGTTCGGCGACGACAAGGACCGGCCCCTGGTCCGCTCGAACGGGATCCCGACCTACTTCGGGGCCGACGCCGCCTACATGCGCGACAAGTTCCAGCGCGGCTTCGAGACGGTGGTCTACGTCTGGGGCGCCGACCACCACGGGTACGGGCCCCGGATGCGCGCGATCGCCCGGGCCCTCGGTCACGGGGACGAGTCCGTCGAGTTCCTCGTGTTCCAGTTCGTGAACCTGCTCCGGGGCGGCGAGCCGGTGCGGATGAGCAAGCGCTCGGGCGACTACATCCTGTTCGACGAGCTGGTCGAGGAGGTCGGCAAGGACGCCGCGCGCTACACGATGCTGCGCTACTCGCCCGACGCCGCGATCGACCTCGACATCGACGTGGTCACCCGCCAGTCGATGGACAACCCGGTCTACTACGTCCAGTACGCCCACGCCCGCATCTCGAGCGTGCTCCGCCAGGGCCAGGAGCAGGGGTTCACGCCTGTGCCGGTCGAGCAGGCCGACCTCGGGCTGCTCGTCCACCCGATGGAGGCGGCCCTGCTGCGCCAGCTCGCCGCCATGGAGGAGCTGGTCGCGCTGGCCGTGCGGCAGCGCGCCCCCCACCGCCTCACGCGCTACGCCGAGGACCTGGCGGCCGCGTTCCACCGCTTCTATGGCGAGTGCCGGGTCCTCACCGACGACCTGGCGCTGTCGAGCGCCCGCTGGTGGCTGTCCGTGGCAACCCGCCAGGTGCTGGCCAACACCCTCGGCCTGATCGGGGTGGACGCGCCCGAGCGCATGTGA
- a CDS encoding homoserine dehydrogenase, whose translation MLGCGVVGTGVARLLVDHAVRVADRAGAPILLHRVAVRDVTRKRDPAVDPTRITGRAADVVTDPEVDVVVEVMGGIEPARSLIVEALRLGKPVVTANKELLATHGEQLFEAADAAAVDLKFEAAVAGAIPIIHPLKESLAGDRLRRVLGIVNGTTNYVLWRMASTGASYAEALAEATELGYAEPDPSADVEGFDAAAKCAILASLAFNTRVVASDVYREGITDVTAADIAAAARMGYTVKLLAIAEEVGDEVSVRVHPAMVPDTHPLAGVTEAYNAVFVEGDAVGQLMFYGRGAGGLPTGSAVLGDLVGVARNRAQGARGVGCTCVYQRRVRGMEDVDTQYYLALDVADRPGVLAQVAAVFGEHGVSIRSVLQRGKGDQAQLVLVTHLAKEGAMRATLARLADLPVVSSLASVMRVEGEEADEVMLR comes from the coding sequence ATGCTGGGGTGCGGCGTGGTCGGCACCGGGGTGGCCCGGCTTCTGGTCGACCACGCCGTGCGGGTCGCTGACCGGGCCGGTGCGCCCATCCTCCTGCACCGGGTCGCGGTGCGCGACGTGACCCGCAAGCGCGACCCGGCGGTCGACCCGACCCGGATCACCGGCAGGGCCGCCGACGTGGTCACCGACCCCGAGGTGGACGTCGTGGTCGAGGTCATGGGCGGCATCGAGCCCGCCCGCAGCCTCATCGTGGAGGCCCTGCGGCTCGGCAAGCCTGTCGTCACCGCCAACAAGGAGCTGCTCGCCACCCACGGTGAGCAGCTCTTCGAGGCCGCAGACGCGGCCGCGGTGGACCTCAAGTTCGAGGCGGCGGTGGCCGGCGCGATCCCCATCATCCACCCCCTCAAGGAGTCGCTGGCCGGGGACCGCCTGCGCCGCGTCCTCGGGATCGTCAACGGGACCACCAACTACGTCCTGTGGCGCATGGCGTCGACCGGGGCGAGCTACGCCGAGGCGCTGGCCGAGGCGACCGAGCTCGGCTATGCCGAGCCAGACCCGTCAGCCGACGTCGAGGGGTTCGACGCCGCCGCCAAGTGCGCGATCCTGGCCAGCCTGGCCTTCAACACCCGGGTCGTGGCGAGCGACGTCTACCGGGAGGGCATCACCGACGTGACCGCCGCCGACATCGCCGCGGCGGCCCGGATGGGCTACACGGTGAAGCTGCTCGCCATCGCCGAGGAGGTGGGCGACGAGGTGAGCGTGCGCGTGCACCCGGCCATGGTCCCCGACACCCATCCGCTCGCCGGCGTGACCGAGGCGTACAACGCGGTCTTCGTCGAGGGCGACGCGGTCGGCCAGCTCATGTTCTACGGTCGCGGGGCCGGGGGCCTGCCGACCGGTTCGGCCGTGCTCGGCGACCTGGTCGGCGTGGCCCGCAACCGCGCCCAGGGCGCCCGCGGGGTGGGCTGCACCTGCGTGTACCAGCGGCGGGTGCGCGGCATGGAGGACGTCGACACGCAGTACTATCTGGCCTTGGACGTGGCCGACCGGCCGGGCGTGCTCGCGCAGGTGGCGGCCGTGTTCGGCGAGCACGGCGTGTCCATCCGGTCGGTCCTGCAGCGGGGCAAGGGTGACCAGGCCCAGCTCGTGCTGGTCACTCACCTGGCCAAGGAGGGGGCCATGCGGGCCACCCTGGCCCGGCTGGCCGACCTCCCCGTGGTCAGCAGCCTGGCGAGCGTCATGCGGGTCGAAGGTGAGGAGGCCGACGAGGTGATGCTCAGGTGA
- the thrC gene encoding threonine synthase has product MTARRAWPGVVERYRDRLPVGPSTPVVTLLEGGTPLLPAPVLSARTGCEVHLKIEGANPTGSFKDRGMTVAVSKAVEEGSRAVLCASTGNTSASAAAYAARAALTCAVLVPEGKIAAGKLAQALVHGATVLAVDGSFDDCLTLARDLADDYPVTLVNSVNPFRIQGQKTVAFEIVEALGRAPDVHCIPVGNAGNITATWLGYREAAEFGLAAARPAMRGFQAAGAAPLVLGRPVASPSTIATAIRIGKPASAAGARQAVQESGGGLAAVTDRQIMAAYRLLAREEGVFVEMASAASVAGLLALAAEGSVERGGLVVATLTGNGLKDPDWAVAGAPPPVRVPVDVQAAAQALGLEG; this is encoded by the coding sequence ATGACCGCGCGGCGGGCGTGGCCCGGGGTCGTCGAACGCTACCGCGACCGCCTGCCGGTCGGTCCGAGCACGCCGGTGGTCACCCTGCTCGAGGGCGGCACCCCGCTGCTGCCCGCACCCGTGCTGTCGGCCCGCACCGGCTGCGAGGTGCATCTGAAGATCGAGGGCGCCAACCCGACCGGCTCGTTCAAGGACCGGGGCATGACCGTCGCGGTCTCCAAGGCGGTGGAGGAGGGCAGCCGGGCCGTGCTGTGCGCTTCGACCGGCAACACCTCGGCCTCCGCGGCCGCCTACGCGGCCCGGGCCGCCCTCACCTGCGCCGTGCTGGTCCCGGAGGGCAAGATCGCCGCCGGCAAGCTCGCGCAGGCGCTGGTCCACGGCGCCACCGTGCTCGCCGTGGACGGCTCCTTCGACGACTGCCTGACGCTCGCCCGCGACCTCGCCGACGACTACCCGGTGACGCTGGTGAACTCGGTGAATCCATTCCGCATCCAGGGGCAGAAGACGGTCGCGTTCGAGATCGTCGAGGCGCTCGGCCGGGCGCCGGACGTCCACTGCATCCCGGTCGGGAACGCAGGCAACATCACCGCCACCTGGCTCGGCTACCGCGAGGCGGCCGAGTTCGGGCTGGCCGCTGCGCGCCCGGCCATGCGCGGGTTCCAGGCGGCGGGGGCAGCCCCGCTGGTGCTCGGCCGGCCGGTGGCCAGCCCGTCCACGATTGCCACCGCGATCCGCATCGGCAAGCCGGCCTCGGCCGCCGGGGCCAGGCAGGCGGTGCAGGAGTCGGGCGGCGGGCTGGCCGCAGTGACCGACCGGCAGATCATGGCCGCCTACCGCCTGCTCGCCCGCGAGGAGGGCGTGTTCGTGGAGATGGCGTCGGCCGCCTCCGTGGCGGGCCTGCTGGCCTTGGCCGCCGAGGGCTCGGTCGAGCGGGGCGGCCTGGTGGTCGCCACCCTCACCGGCAACGGGCTGAAGGACCCCGACTGGGCCGTGGCCGGAGCCCCTCCACCAGTCCGGGTGCCGGTGGACGTCCAGGCCGCCGCCCAAGCCCTGGGCCTGGAGGGCTAG